TTTCCTATCTGGAGTGCATCTAGACAGAATCATTTCTTCGTACACAGCTGGAACCTGAAATCAAACAACGCAACCTATGTTGAAATATACCAAACATCCTCAGATACTGGAATTATCTAACACGTATATAAGTCACATGGCAATATGTACAATTAAAACTTTATATTAATGCAATAAGAAATGGAGGCACCACAAAAGCTGAAGGCCtattatgcatacaaaatgcAGAGGTCATCTATGATAAAGGACATTATGCAAGATTCATATACCTTGTAAAATTTATCAACACGGATAAGGGTTTTCATAAGTGTAGTGTATGTAACTACATCTGGTTTCAGGTCCTGCAGTTATAAGGAAGCAAGTGAATTGTAATAAAATGGCAAGATCAATTGTACCACTTTGTGCAGtaataataaattagaaaCTGTGAAAAACATTAGAAATTAACTTACATTTTCCTTCATGTACTGCAACACAGAAAAGGCCTCAGCATCCCTTCTATCTTCACCAAATGCATTGATTAATGAATTGAGAGCTAAGAGACTGGGTTTTAAGCCATCTGTTCTCATGACCCTAAATGCATTCAGTGCTTGCTCAGACAAACCCTGTCAAACATTCACATGGAAGATCAAAAAAAGGCTCAACCATCACACTCATGATAAGACTATCCAATTCATTATCAGAGAATAGAGATCCAAATAGAAAGATAAAACGGTAGTTTGAACTGAAGTAATGAGAAAAGCCTTTTGGTTGGAAATTAATCAGCCTATCTAAAGCTTCAGCAGTCCAAATATAAGTAAATAAATGGTATATTCAGCAATATTTTTGAACTTCGTCAGTGGTAGTACTGAGGACAGGTTTGAGATTGTGTCAAAGCTAAAAACTGAGGGAGTGCAACTTTCTCGAATCCACTTGAAGCTGGTCATGTCATTATGAATAGATATGACactgaataaaaaatttgccATATGATGGTTTCAATTCACAGAATAATGTtttttcagaaagaaaaaaagaagaagaagaaaggttAATTGTATAATGCAAGGGAAAAGTGAAGTTAAAATCACCTAGGATAAGATGGTTATATGCTTAACATATTCCAGTATTCTACATTCTGAGAAATGCCAGCAAGTGTAATGTAACTCAAGTGAGGAGGgtgcataataaaattacataagGTGTGTCAGAAGTGTAGAGAATACAACTTACTCTTTGTGCATAGGCATTAATTAAGGCATTGTACATAGTCGGGGATGGTTTCAAGCCTGCAGACTTCATGACCTCCAAGCACTCTATTGCATCATTAAATCTCCCCGACTTTCCATAAATATCAACTAGGGTGGTATAGGTAACTATGTTGGGCAGTAAACCCTGAGCCTGCATCTTCCCCAACAAGCCCTTCACCTCAACCCATCTCTGCTGCTCCCCAAAGGAATTTATCATGATGTTATAGGTGGTGGCGCAAGGGGCACAGCCACTTTGGTGCATTTCCTCAAATAATTCCTCTGCCCTTTTATGGTGGCCTGACTTGCAATGACAATCTATAAGCGTATTCCAGGTGACGGTGTCGGGTTGAATTCCCTCAGATAGCATCCTTTCAAAGGTAGCCATAACATGATCAAGACAGTTGGACTTTCCAAATGTGTCAATCATGACATTGTAAAAATGCCTGTCGGGTCTTACCCCGCTGCTCTTCATCTCCCTCAATACTTGGAACGACTTTTGCCACTCTCCTCTATCACGGTAGCTCGCTAAGATCCTACTGAAAACATAGGAATTAGGCTGCACATTGCTGGCTTCCATCTCTTTCAGCACAATTCTTGCGCTTTCCCACCTCCCCGCATTCGCATAGGCATCAATGAGCAGGCTGTATGTGTGCTCATCGGGTGAAATGCCGCTCTTCTCCATCTGAGACACGATGGATTCGGCGTCTTTCAATTGAGCAGCCTTTACATAGCCTTTGAGCAGGGCATTGTAAGCCCTGGTCCTGGGCTGCAATCCTCCTTCTTTCATCTCCTCGAAGATAGCTTCGGCTTCAACCACCCTACCGCAATTCCCCAGGGCGGAGATGAGGGCAACCAGAGTGGCGGTTTTGGGGCTCAAGCCAGTGGCCTGGACCATGGCGAGCAGATGCATAGCCTGCGTGGGCTCACCGGCTTTTGCGAAACCAGCAATGATGTCGTTGTAGAGCTGGCCATCAATCTCAATGCTCTCGGACTCAATCTCCCGGTAGAGCTTGAGCATAATGGGGGAATCAATCTTGTTGGAGCGGGAGAGGGATTGAATGATCAAGCTGTAATTGACGAAGTCGGAGCGATAACCGTCTTGGCGCATGCGGGACATCAAATGGAGGGCCTTCTCGAGGTCGCCATTGCGGGCACAAGCGCCGATGAGAGCATTGTAGGTGAGCGGTGTTAAGGATTGTCGGTGGGAGAGCAAGAAAGCCTCGTAGAGTTTCTCGGAGCGGCCGAGGGCGTGGATGAGGATGGAGTAGAGGAGTTCGTAGGAGAAGCAGAGGTTGTGCTTTTGGAGCCAGGAAACGACGGCGTAGGCTAGTTGTATGtcggaggaggaggaggagcagaGAGATTTGAGGAGGGAGTGCCAGAGTGGGGCGGGCACGGCCCGGTACGACTCGGCCAGCTGGAACTCGGCTGGGTCGAGTGAGGTTGGGGAGGAGGCGGAAGATGACATTGACATTGACTTGGCGGCGAGGAAGGTGAGGAGGGGGCTGAAATCATAGCGGGAAACGGCAGCTTGGTCGTCGTCAAAAGAGCGCCGTCTTGAGTTTGAGGTTGAGGTTGAGGATGGAATTGGGGGTAGATGGGCTTGGGATGAGTTGGTAACGGCAGCGGCTGTGGTGGCGGACAGAGACCACAAATGGAACatatggtggtggtggtggtggtggtggtggtggtggtggcggatGAGTATTGGAGAAGCCAATTGAAAGGAAGGGAAGCGAGTCGACCCTGGTACTGGAACCGGAAGAAGAAGcatgtttgtttgttgataATATTTGACTGATTGCTTGCTTTACTGAGAGACTATCTAATATCTGTCTGTCTCTGTGTTAAGCCAGACAACCCCAACCAACTAGCATACTATTTTATCGGTTTCGTTTCTGGCTCTGGCTCTGGGGATAGTTTTAGTGGAGGGAAGGCGAAGAAGAACAATAGCCAGCCAACAAGACATACATGATAGTAAGCAAGTACACTAAACGGAGGAGGGCCTATCCTCTGTTTTCCGGAACAGGGATATCAATCCTTCACCTGCCACGTAAGCTTTATAAGATTCCTTTTGTACTCGGGCGTGCTTCTTGCGGAACCACTTGATGAAGTTGGATTTTCCAAAATCTCGCACTCGCAGTATAAAAATGCTTCGCCTTTAAACTTTTTAAACCCCTCCTCTCCCCCTCACCCTTGGTTGCTCTTGCTTGCTGTCCGTCAGGCTTAGGGTTTCTCTGCAACAGTCGCTTTGCGAGCTCAATTCAACGAGCCCCATAAGGAGCGCTATTCCTTCAAATCTACGTGTCGCCTCCCCAAAGAGAAACTTGAGGTTCTATCTTTCTGTTCTTTCTAAATACCACTGCAAGCAAGGCAAGGCCAACTGAACTGGTTTTAAATTTGAGTGTCGTTGCTGCTGCAGATAAGGGTAGGTAGGAtcattgcattttcaattttagatTTGAAATTGGATGTTTTGTGTTGATATTAGAGTTATTAGCACTCTTGCTAGATTTCCAAAGTATCTAACTCAATTTATTCTTTAGATATTGAGATTTGAAACCATCTCATGGACATGGAGCCTGCGATCATGTATGGAAATGGCCATTACCCTGCTTATTCTGACACCAAACTTGTGTTTGAGTTGAGTTGTAGCTTGATATTGAGATTTGAAACCATCTCATGGACATGGAGCCTGCGATCATGTATGGAAATGGCCATTACCCTGCTTATTCTGACACCAAACTTGTGTTTGAGTTGAGTTGTAGCTTGCTCAATGCTGATAGATATATCAgcgctgttgttgttgttgttgttgcttcGGCAAGCTCTACATCTGAAGAGTCCGACTACATTGACTCATTTGGAAGTCATTGTCTTTCTGTATTTGTGTCTCTCGGTTTCGTGTTCATTTGAACTACAGGCTACAGCTAGGTATAGGCTTTCACATTTGAATATAAGCACAAGTTGTCTATATAATCACCTTGACCACGGATTTCTCCCTTCCTGTATCCAACTCTTCTATTATCGGAtcataattattatatttggATTCAGGTTGAgtctgatgatgatgatcatgaCGAGCCATGGCCTCCCAAGCTTTGAGAAAGACACTGAGCGAAGCCCCATCCAGGAGCATCCAGAAGCATGTTAGAAACGGTGGCAGCAATGGCTAATCCACCACATGCAAAGACGGTGACCTGTATCATAGCAACTGGAGCACCTGGAGTGGGAGCATTCCATGTTCTTGGAGATGGAAGAAATTTTGAGATTAATGAGGACTGTTGAGAAAGTGATTCAAATGGGAGTTAGTGCGGGCCTCAACATAGTAAGCTCCTTGGTCGTTGCAATCTATGGAAAGGTGGCCTTTGATCCTTCCTGCAAGAGGGTAAAAATGGGTTAAAGTTTTAGACACAGACTgcttcagcagcagcagcagttgCCATCTTTTATCATCCGCTATCTCCAGCATAGGATTGGGATTGGTATAATAGAGGAGCATGGGGAGATACACGAGAGGAGCGAACTGGTCCAAGAGAGACAGATTGTATATATAGCATGGCATCTAACTGCTGCTAAGTGCTAATACCGTAGTTTCATGTACCCGCAAAATCTTTATCAACTTTCCCCCTTGCAGTCATAATCTCTTATTAAACTTACTGACAGTAAT
The window above is part of the Prunus dulcis chromosome 1, ALMONDv2, whole genome shotgun sequence genome. Proteins encoded here:
- the LOC117624307 gene encoding pentatricopeptide repeat-containing protein At5g42310, chloroplastic isoform X2 gives rise to the protein MLLLPVPVPGSTRFPSFQLASPILIRHHHHHHHHHHHHMFHLWSLSATTAAAVTNSSQAHLPPIPSSTSTSNSRRRSFDDDQAAVSRYDFSPLLTFLAAKSMSMSSSASSPTSLDPAEFQLAESYRAVPAPLWHSLLKSLCSSSSSDIQLAYAVVSWLQKHNLCFSYELLYSILIHALGRSEKLYEAFLLSHRQSLTPLTYNALIGACARNGDLEKALHLMSRMRQDGYRSDFVNYSLIIQSLSRSNKIDSPIMLKLYREIESESIEIDGQLYNDIIAGFAKAGEPTQAMHLLAMVQATGLSPKTATLVALISALGNCGRVVEAEAIFEEMKEGGLQPRTRAYNALLKGYVKAAQLKDAESIVSQMEKSGISPDEHTYSLLIDAYANAGRWESARIVLKEMEASNVQPNSYVFSRILASYRDRGEWQKSFQVLREMKSSGVRPDRHFYNVMIDTFGKSNCLDHVMATFERMLSEGIQPDTVTWNTLIDCHCKSGHHKRAEELFEEMHQSGCAPCATTYNIMINSFGEQQRWVEVKGLLGKMQAQGLLPNIVTYTTLVDIYGKSGRFNDAIECLEVMKSAGLKPSPTMYNALINAYAQRGLSEQALNAFRVMRTDGLKPSLLALNSLINAFGEDRRDAEAFSVLQYMKENVPAVYEEMILSRCTPDRKARAMLRSALKYMKQTLR
- the LOC117624307 gene encoding pentatricopeptide repeat-containing protein At5g42310, chloroplastic isoform X1, whose translation is MLLLPVPVPGSTRFPSFQLASPILIRHHHHHHHHHHHHMFHLWSLSATTAAAVTNSSQAHLPPIPSSTSTSNSRRRSFDDDQAAVSRYDFSPLLTFLAAKSMSMSSSASSPTSLDPAEFQLAESYRAVPAPLWHSLLKSLCSSSSSDIQLAYAVVSWLQKHNLCFSYELLYSILIHALGRSEKLYEAFLLSHRQSLTPLTYNALIGACARNGDLEKALHLMSRMRQDGYRSDFVNYSLIIQSLSRSNKIDSPIMLKLYREIESESIEIDGQLYNDIIAGFAKAGEPTQAMHLLAMVQATGLSPKTATLVALISALGNCGRVVEAEAIFEEMKEGGLQPRTRAYNALLKGYVKAAQLKDAESIVSQMEKSGISPDEHTYSLLIDAYANAGRWESARIVLKEMEASNVQPNSYVFSRILASYRDRGEWQKSFQVLREMKSSGVRPDRHFYNVMIDTFGKSNCLDHVMATFERMLSEGIQPDTVTWNTLIDCHCKSGHHKRAEELFEEMHQSGCAPCATTYNIMINSFGEQQRWVEVKGLLGKMQAQGLLPNIVTYTTLVDIYGKSGRFNDAIECLEVMKSAGLKPSPTMYNALINAYAQRGLSEQALNAFRVMRTDGLKPSLLALNSLINAFGEDRRDAEAFSVLQYMKENDLKPDVVTYTTLMKTLIRVDKFYKVPAVYEEMILSRCTPDRKARAMLRSALKYMKQTLR